Genomic DNA from Providencia sp. PROV188:
CCTATGCGTACTAATGGCTATCAATCGTATTTAACATGTTATGGAACGAATACGCTTCAAGCTGAAGTGGTGATGGGGGGTCTGCGTCATTTAGGTGATGGCGTTTATCAATCCAGTATTCCAGGAATAGGTATGAAATTTGAACGAGGTGGAAACCAAGTCAATATTCTCTATCCCGGTACTCATACGATTTATGGCGGACGAAATGGCGTAAGCGTATACCTTGAAAACTCAACGTTCACATTAACGTTGATAAAAACCGCAAGAAAAACAGGTTCTGGCACAATTGCCAATGGGCAGTACACCGAATATGGTTATAAACATAATACGGATCCATTAATTCGAACGTATCTACAAGGAAATGCGATCACGATTGTATCGCCATCTTGCTTAATCAATGGTGGACGAGAACAGAATGTGACACTCGCGCCGATAAAGCGTAATCAATTGACCGCTTATCAAGCGCCTGTAGGAGAGATTGATTTTGATATTACCATGGAGTGTAACGGTGGAATTACCTCTTCAGGATTAACTACATTTAATATTGATTTTCGTGGAAATGCGTCGGCGAGTGATGTTAATGGCGTACTAAGAAATGAAGAAGCTGGAACTAATGGTGCAAAGGGTGTTGGTATTCAAGTAATAGAAAGAAGTAGTAAAGCACCATTAAGTTTTACTCGTAGTTATAAAGTCGGTACGGTAGTGAATAATCAGGATGACTTATTGATTTTTCCTTTAACCGCTCGATATTTTCCTTATGAGAGAGCCATTTCGGCAGGTGATGTTCGGTCACACTTAGTTTTCAATGTCACTTACGATTAAAAATCATATTCAACTTCAATAGGAAATCGCATATTTTTAATAAAACATATGCGATTTTTTTGTTTTTAAATTAATGCTGGTCAGTGGTGTGAGGTCGGATGTTTTATTATATATATAATATGCAGCTTTAATTTTTTAAAAGAAATAAAAAAATACCCAGAAAGCTAATTTTAATCGATGAAGATTAATGGTCTACATTAGCGTTAACTGGGTATTTTTAGATAATCGAAAAAAGATTATTATGCGTGATGTTTAGATGGAATAATTACACTTTCTGCTGCGTATTGTAATTCTCTATTCGGAATGTCGAATGAATGGTCATCGTTATTATTAATTTCACTTTTATAACCGTTAAAGAACCATTCAATAGGACACATTAAAATTTCAGCAATATCAAGCAGATGGTCAATTGGGATCTTGTTAACACCATTTTCATACCGCGATATTTGCTGCTGACTTAAATGTAACTTATTTGCTAGATTTGCACCTGACAAGCCTAGCTCTTTTCTCCGGTTTTTTATTCTAAGACCAATGACACTATGAATGTCCATATGACATACTCAACTTATTATTAAGGTTATTATCAGTCGTTTTCACTATATATTATATTAAATTACAAGCTGGTTTAAAAGCTAATAATTAAAATTAACGTCAAATTAAAGTATTTAACTTTCAATGATGGTCTTTCATTTTGTGATAGTCACATTCAAAAATTCGACGTTTGTTTCTGTAGTGCCATTTTGAATATTCCGAATTAAAATAACAATAAGAATATCCCGCTAGAATTACGCGGTTAAACCTGTCTGTTTAATAAAATCAACATTTATCTTGTTTGTTAGTTAATTGTTTAATATGTTAATTAGATTAGTTTAACCGTTTCATTATGAAACGTTGGGGTTGATTTTGGATGGTTTTCATTTTTGTTATCCTATAATTTATTCATTTTAATTCTAAATTAAAATATAAAATCAGGAATTTAAAATGCAATGTGTTACTTTTTTTGTGAATTAAATTTCAATTAATTTTATTTATTTTTGTTTTTATAATTAAATATAACTAGATTTATTATATTAAATAATAAAAAAGAAATTTCTTTAGCACTACACTAAGTATAAATATCAAGTATACTTAAGTTAACTTAATTCGCTTTATCACTGAGTGTGTGAGGGTAATATGAAACTGTATATCTATGATCATTGTCCATTTTGTGTTCGCGCCAGAATGATTTTTGGCTTAAAAAAAGTTGCGGTAGAAGAAATGATTTTGTTGGATAACGATATCGAAACCCCAACACGTATGATAGGGCGTAAAATGGTACCTATTCTAGAGAAAGAAGATGGTAGCTATTTACCTGAGAGTTTAGATATTGTGCGCTATATTGACCAATTAAGTGAGCCTCGTTTAGCCGCAGGGGAAATTAGCCCTGAAATTGATAGTTGGTATAAAGCAGTTTCGTCGACGGTATCTAAATTAGTGACACCACGTTTTACTGAATCTGAGTTTCCTGAAATAGCGACGGAAGCGGCTAAAACCGCGTATATCCAGCGTGTTAGCAAGTTTCATGGAGATGATTTATCTGTACTGCGTAAAGAAACGCACACGCTGTTGATTGAGTTAGAGCCGCATATGGATCTATTAGATGTATGGCTAGAAAAGCGTAACAAAGCACTTGTAGATATTAATGATTTTATTATCTTCCCTGTGTTGCGTAGCTTAAGTATTGTGAAAGAAATAGGTTTTAGCACCACAATTCATGACTATATGGACCGCACATCAAAAGCGACAGGAATTAATTTGTTATTCAGCCAAGCCAAATAATATTTAAGCAATACTAATATAGGAAGATAAAAAAACCGCCAAATTAAGAATGGCGGTTTTTTATTTTGCAATAAAAGCAGGATTACTGCATATAATCACTCAAGATATAAACAAGTTTATAATGGCCTTGTGTCAACGTTAAATGATCTTTGGTTAATGTTACTGTTGCACCATTTGTCAGCATACGGTTAATTAAGGTATCCCATCGTGAAAGATCTTCATCTACGCACTCTAATTCTGTTTTACTTAATGTTTTAACTTTTAGTGTTGCATTATTAATTGCACCCATTCCGTTAAAGTCATTACACATAGAGGCAGAGACAAACATTTTTTCACCGAATGAAATGGACGGTGCGGTCTGTTTTTTGGCAATGCGCTGACCATCCACTTCAGTTAAGACAAAATTATGATGCATCAGCTGCTGCTCAAGGGATTGCTGACTACTACCTGCCTTTACCTGATGGGTTTGGCAAGCTGCAAGTAACAACCCAAAGAGCGTTAGAGGGATCAATCTTTTCATGATGCGAGATCCTGCTAAGGCTTCACAACGTTCGGGCAATTTTCGCCACGACTGATTTGTTGAATATTACTCAGTGTTGTTAAGCTGATACTTGTTAAGGCTTCTTCGGTTAAAAATGCCTGATGGCCGGTAAATAATACGTTATGACAAGAAGATAATCGGCGGAAGATATCATCTTGAATTACATCATTAGATTTATCTTCAAAGAATAGATCTCTTTCATTCTCATACACATCCATACCTAATGCGCCAATTTTTTGGGATTTGAGCGCATTAATCGCGGCAGCCGAATCGACTAAAGCTCCACGGCTGGTATTGATGATCATTACGCCTGATTTCATGCGATTAAACGCGTTTTCATCCAGCAAATGGTGGTTTTCCGGTGTTAAAGGACAGTGCAGAGAGATAACATCGGATTCTCGATACAAGGTGTCTAAATCGACATATTCGGCACCCAGATCAAGGACGGCTTGGCTTGGGTATGGGTCATGAGCCAGTAGGCGCATTCCAAACCCTTTTAAAATTCGTAACGTGGCTTGACCAATTTTACCTGTACCAATAATGCCCGCAGTGCGGTTATGCATGTTAAAGCCAGTTAGGCCTTCGAGAGAAAAGTTAGCATCTCGAGTACGTTGATACGCGCGATGAATACGGCGATTCAAGCATAGCATCATGCCAACAGCATGTTCTGCAACAGCTTCAGGAGAATAAGCAGGAACGCGAACGACTTGAATTCCCAACTCATGGGCTGCATCTAAATCAACATTATTAAAGCCAGCGCAGCGTAACGCGAGAATATGCACATCGAGAGCCGCGAGCTCTTCCAGCACAGCACGGTTTGCTTCATCATTAACGAAAATGCAAACTGCGTCAGCACCGACGGCATTTTTAGCTGTCTGAACCGTTAATGGAAAATCAAAGTATTCAATATTAAAATTAAACTCTGATTGTTGGTTGACCTGTTCCATATGTTTGCGATCATACTGTTTGGTGCTATAGGAAACAATTTTCATCAGAGGAACTCCATAATTTATAGGAACCAATAAATGACAAAGTGTAGGTAAAATAAACAAACCTACAAAAATATGCGTTCAGAATAAGACAATTAGTGATGTAAATCACCTCTAAATTAAGAAAATATCTTACTGTTTACGTTTGATTTTCGTTTGCTCACTATCTTTAACAAAGACGGTCATTTTTAGTGTTAAAATAATGCCATTGTTAAGTTTTATTTTTCTTCTTTTACAGAATAGATTGGTTTTAAAGAACAAAGAACGTTAAGGAGCAGCGTGAAAATTTGCATTATTGGTATATCAGGAGCAGGGAAAACAACGCTCGCTCAAAAGTTATCGGAAGAATTTAATCTCCCTGCATATGGCTACGATGACATTTATTGGAATAAAACCCAAATGGAGTACGTTAAAAATACGCCGGAAACCATGAACTCACTGATTTCGGAGATAAAATCTAAAGAAAGCTGGATAATGGAAGGCTCTTATGACAAGCGTTTAGCGCCTTTTTTTGTCGATTGCTCATTAATCATTCGGCTCAACATTCCTTATCGAGTTTGCGCTTTTCGGATCATTAAACGCTTTTTAATATCGCAATTAAAGGGCATGCGACCAAAAGAAACCTTGATGAATACGTTAGAACTGCTGCGTTTTGCTAAACACTTTGATCAGCGATTGGATGAGTTTTTTGCAGCTAATCCGATATTTGCCGAGAAAGTGAAATTTGCACATGATACACCATCATGTTTTCGTGAAATTGCCAACTATACAGCATCACATATTCACTAAGAACTGACTGAAAATAATGAAGTAACGGAGTGAACACATAGGGTTAAGTTGTTCATTTCTGCTTTAAAAGATTAGAATATATTTATCTGAATGGAGATAGTTATTATGGAAATGACCTACATCGCAATGCAAGTCGTTGAACTGCTCGTTCCAATGCATCCTTTCGCTTTATTTTCATCCATATCATCAATGATATTTATCGCTGCTTCATGAAGATGATGCTCAGAGAATATTCATGAAACGGGCAATAAAAATACTGTTTTTCTTATTAGGGGTGAGTGTTGTGCTCCTAATCATATTATGGTCAACATTAACCCGTTGGGCGCCCATTGTTGCGAGTCATTTTTTACCGCCGCCAGTGACGCTGTCACTTTCTGAGCCACAACTTGTTAATCATCAAATTAGATTCCCGAGTGTGGGATTAAGTGCAAATAATTGTTCTCTTGTCACAGTAACGGATGCCAGAATCTCTTTTTTCCCGATTAGAGCCAAAATTGATGGGCTTGATGTTAATGCGGAATGTTTGGATAGCATCAAAACGAGTGAGGAGTCACCAAGTTCTCCTATCAATATCACCGAGATACTGGATGCACTCCCTCAATTTTCACTCGTCATTGATAAAATCACACTGCATTCTTGGGAACAATATCAAGGGAGTTTATGGTTACGCAGTACCGCTGATTCTCCACTTATGTTGGATTATCAGGGGGAAAATGTACGGGTTTCTTCTTTTGTTAATTCACAAAATCAACTGATTGTGCAGCAATTTTCGGCAACATTACCTCAGAGCACATTAGCGTTAGAAGAGTTGCAAACACTGGATCAACGTAAGCCACAAGAAGAGCCACAACATATTGAATTAACCGCGCAATTGGCTTTACCTCTGACGACGGCTCAACTGCCCGAAACGGGAGATATCGAAGCGCAATTTAAGCTTATTGAGTTAAATAAACGCTTAAATACAAAATTGCATTGGCAGCGCGACCAAGGATTGCTGACTGTGACGGATCTTGAGCAGCAACAAGAATTATTCCATCTTCCATGGCAGGTTTCATCATCACAAGTGATCGTAACGGATGGCCAATGGCGCTGGGATGATGCACAAGTTCCACTTCATGGTGGAATTGCATTTCAAATTGATAACTGGAATCAAGCCCTGAGTGAGTTTGTGGTTTCAGGACGTTTGAATATGTTGACTGATGCAAAAAAAGGAAAAGCTAACTTAGTTCTTACCCTTGAACCTAGCCGTATCAATCTCCTCGATGCAAATATTGATTTTAGACTCAACGGTCAAGTGAAATACGATGACATGGTGCTGGATATCAATTTGCCAGCAAAAATTGCAGGTCAGTTGGTTTCACCCACCGTTGCATTTATGCCCGGCTCATTAATGAGAGCCTATGGGCAGGTTTCACCGACAATTCTGTTACGGGAAATACGCTTACCTTTGGCGGGTACGCGTTTAAATGCCGACGGAATTTCGGGGCGCTTACAAGCGATTTTAAAAGTAAAAGAACAGTACTGGGGGGATTTTGATATTCACCTCGATGGTAGCGCGAATAAGTTTAATATTGATAAAGGTAAATGGTTCTGGAATTACTGGGGAAATGCTCAGCTACCCGCGTTAGCCGCTCGTTGGGATGTGAAAGGTAACGGTAATTGGCAAGATACACGATTAACGCTCAATAGTTTAAATACGGGATTTGACCAAATTAAATATGGTTTACTCTCCATGTCTGCTCCACGCCTTAAATTGACATCGCCACTGGTTTGGCAGAGAGACCCAGCAAAAGCTGATTTTTATGGCGCATTGCAATTAACTAGTAATCGAATGTTATTTGGTGCTGACAGCTATTTACCTAAAATTACGGCGAATGCAGAACTTAAAGGTACATCCCCAGCCAGTTTTCAGTTAAAAGGGGATTTAAGTACTAGGCAAGTAGGACCTATCGTGATATTTGGGCGCTGGGACGGTGAACGTCTGCGTGGTGAAGCACGTTGGCCAGAGCAGTCAGTGAAAGCATTTCAAACATTAATTCCGAAAGACCTAAATATTGAATTACGGGAGGGTAAACTATTTTCTCAAGCCGCTTTTTCCATGACTCCAGAAAATGGTTTTATTGCTGGTGGGCATTGGCGAGTGCAAAATACGAGCTTATGGATGAAGGATGGTGAGCTTAATGGTTTGGATTTTGTCTTGCCGTGGAAATTACATAATAGTACGTGGACATTAGGTGAAAAATCGCCCGTTAAATTACGAATAAAACATGTCTCGAACTTATTCGAATTCACCGATATCAAAGCGGATTTATCGGGAACATATCCTCCAACGGAAACGCATCCGATCCAACTGAGTAATGTTGGATTTAAAATGTTAGGTGGTGAAATTAATCTCGATTTACTTCGTTGGCCACAAAATAAACCCGCGACGATAAGTGTCCACCAAGTGGAACTTAGCGAATTATTCACAAAACTAAAAGTCTCACAATTTGCTGTTTCTGGTCGAGTAAATGGCGAGTTGCCATTTTACCTGAATAACCCTGATTGGATTATTAAAGGGGGATGGATGGAAAATAGTGGGCCTTTGACATTACGCTTAGATACCAATTTTGTGGAGTCTATCGCCAAAGATAATATTTCAGCGGGATCGGCAATTGGTTGGCTACAATATCTTGAAATTCAACGCAGTCGTACGGATGTGAATGTTACCAACTTGGGATTACTCACCATGTCGACTATTCTTGAAGGATATAACACCAAAGAAGCCAAGAAACGTGAAGTTCACTTAAATTATCACCATGAAGAGAATATTTTTCAGTTATGGCGTAGCTTACGTTTTGGCACTGGCTTAGAAGAATGGCTTGAAAAGAATATATAGAAGAGAAAAGGACTAACGTGAAAACATTAAAATTGATCATGATGATGGCAATGGCATCGCTATTAACGGCATGTTTACGCGTAGAAGTCGCTACGCCAGATAAGCCAATTAACATCAATATGAATGTTAAGATTGAACATGAAATCCAAATTAAAGCTGACCGACAAGTCGAAGAGTTATTGAAAGAAAACAGCGATCTATTCGGTGAGGTACCTGCAAAATGATGAACTGGTTTAAAGTCGTCACGTTATGTTCCACATTAAGCATATTTTCTGCATTTGCTCTGACTGTGGAAGAAGGTAAAACTCACGGTCTGGTAGGGGAAACCTTATCAGGATATTTGGCGGTAATTGACCAAAGTAGTGCAGATGCAAAGCAATTGGTTGAACATATTAATACTGAAAGAAAAAACCGATATACAGAAATTGCAGATAAAAATGGGCTTAAAACCAACGATGTCGCAAGAATGGCAGGGCAAAAATTGGTTGAACGTGCACCCGCGGGAGAATATGTACGCGGTATTAATGGGCAATGGATGCTGAAAAAATAAAAATGCGCACTATTTTTAATTTTAGATGAAATAAGTGCGCATTATTTTCGATGCTAAATTAAGAACCAGCAGTAAAGCGTTATTTAACGAGGCATACTGTTAAGCAATCAGTGAATCAATATGGTTTTTCGCATGTGATTGCGCTTTCTCTGCTGATTCAGCGCCTAACGAGGTGCCTTCCGCGAAAACAAATTCAATGTTTTTAATGCCAATGAAATTCAAAAATAGGGTGATGTAAGGCACCATGATATCCGTTGGTGTATCTTTATAAATCCCGCCTCGGCTAGTCAGAACATATGCACGCTTATTGGTTAATAGCCCCACAGCACCTTGTTCGGTATATTTAAAGGTATGACCAGATCGGGCGATAAAATCAAAGTAATGTTTCAGCTGAGAAGGCACTGAAAAATTGTACATCGGTGCGGTGATCACTAAAACATCGCTTTGTTTAATCTCATCAATGAGTTGATTTGATAGGTTTAAATGTGCTTGTTGCTGCTCAGTTTTAGTGTCAGTAGGTGCAAAAGCTGCTAAAATTTCGCCATCAATCGCAGGGATCGGCTGGTTAACTAAATCTCGAACTATAAATTCATCATCGGGATTTTTTTCTTGCCACTGTTGTACAAAATAATCAGCCATTTTATTGCTGTGTGAATAATCTGCCAAAATGCTTGATTTCAATAGTAGTACTTTACTCATTATTTTCCTCGAAACTCATGTGTCTATCTCATCAGATAATGATGATACTCGGTATGTGGCAGATTAATAGGAAGAAATTTAGAAGTCATACTTCAAAAAAACTGATGGTATTTGTATGAAATAACTAAAATCATAAAATAAACCTAAATATTATCTTTAGCCACCACATGATTATAGGTTGATGAGTGGCGTTATAATGAATTGAAAAATAAGGATTTAAGAATGGATTCCATTCTATCAGCATTACATGCTGACATTGAACAAACATCACTGCGTGATCAATGGCAACTGAAGAAACGCCTTCACGGCATCTCAAAAATACAAGATCAAAAATCTCGTATGGCAGTTATCGAAGTCATCAAAGGGGATATTGAAAAGGCAAAACAGAAGGTTGAGAAAAAACGTCTGAATATGCCGAAAATTGTTTATCCTGAAAACTTACCAGTTAGCCAAAGAAAACAAGCTATTTTTGATGCGATTAATCAGCATCAAGTGGTGATCATTGCTGGTGAAACGGGGTCAGGTAAAACCACGCAGATCCCTAAAATTTGCTTAGAGCTGGGCCGTGGCGTGAAGGGCTTTATTGGTCATACTCAGCCAAGAAGATTAGCGGCTCGCTCAGTGGCTTCGCGACTTGCACAAGAGTTAGAGTGTGAGCTAGGTACAAATGTCGGTTATAAAGTCCGCTTTAGTGACCAAGTGAGCGATACCACCCAAGTTAAATTAATGACGGATGGTATTTTACTGGCGGAATTGCAGAATGATAAATTGCTATTGCAATATGACACAATTATTATCGATGAAGCCCATGAGCGCAGTTTAAATATTGATTTTATTTTAGGTTATTTACGTCAATTATTGCCTAAGCGCCCTGATTTAAAAGTCATTATTACATCAGCGACGATTGATCCAGAGCGATTCTCTCGACACTTCGGTCATGCGCCAATTGTTGAAGTTTCAGGGCGAACATACCCAGTTGAAGTGCGTTATCGCCCAATTATGGGGGACGACAATGACAGCGAACGCGACCAAATTGACGGTATTATCGATGCTGTTAATGAGCTAGGGCGTGAAAGTGCCGGCGATATTCTGATTTTTATGAGTGGTGAGCGAGAAATTCGTGACACCGCTGATGCACTATCCAAACTACAGCTGCGCCATACGGAAGTCTTACCGCTATTTGCACGGTTATCTAACAGTGAGCAAAACCGAATTTTCCATCCTCATGGTGGTCGCCGAATTATTCTCGCAACGAACGTGGCAGAAACCTCACTGACGGTTCCGGGGATCAAGTATGTGATTGATACGGGTTATGCACGTATCAGCCGTTATAGTTATCGCACCAAGGTACAACGCTTACCGGTCGAAGCGATTTCACAAGCCTCTGCCAATCAGCGTAAAGGGCGATGTGGCCGTGTTTCGGACGGTATCTGTATCCGCTTGTATTCTGAAGAGGATTTCTTATCTCGACCGGAGTTCACCGATCCTGAAATCCTAAGAACCAACCTGGCGTCGGTCATTTTACAGATGACCTCAATCGGACTTGGGGATATTGCGGCATTTCCATTCGTTGAAGCACCGGATAAGCGTAATATTCAAGATGGTGTCAAATTACTGGAAGAGCTTGGTGGGATCCAACCTCACAAAGATGCAGATAAAGGTTATCGATTAACCGATATCGGACGCCAGCTAGCACAGCTCCCCGTTGACCCGCGTTTAGCGCGAATGGTGATTGAAGCCAGAAAGTATGGCGCGGTACGCGAAACAATGGTGATCGTTTCGGCATTATCGATTCAAGATCCCCGCGAAAGACCACTTGATAAACAGCAAGCTTCTGATGAAAAACACCGACGTTTCCATGATAAGCAATCGGATTTTCTGGCATTTTTAAATCTGTGGGATTATTTAAAACAGCAGCAAGAAGAATTATCTAACGCACAATTTAGAAAAATGTGCCGTCAGGATTTCCTTAATTATTTGCGAATTCGCGAGTGGCAAGATCTCTACACGCAGTTGCGTCAAGTCGTGAAAGAACAAGGGTTTGCTATCAACAGTGCTCCAGCAGATTTTCGCAGTATTCATGTCTCGCTATTGGCAGGGTTGCTCTCACATATCGGCCAGAAAGATGCTGAAAAACACGAGTTTACGGGAGCGCGAAATGCGCGATTTACTATTTTCCCAGGTTCTGGTTTATTCAAAAAACCACCGAAGTGGACGATGGTTGCTGAACTGGTTGAAACATCAAAGTTGTGGGGGCGGATTGCGGCTTCGATTGATCCTGAATGGATTGAACCTCTAGCTGAGCATTTAGTGAAACACCACTATAGCGAACCCCATTGGTCAAAATCAGAAGGTGCTGTCACAGCAT
This window encodes:
- a CDS encoding helix-turn-helix domain-containing protein, with the translated sequence MDIHSVIGLRIKNRRKELGLSGANLANKLHLSQQQISRYENGVNKIPIDHLLDIAEILMCPIEWFFNGYKSEINNNDDHSFDIPNRELQYAAESVIIPSKHHA
- the hrpA gene encoding ATP-dependent RNA helicase HrpA, which codes for MDSILSALHADIEQTSLRDQWQLKKRLHGISKIQDQKSRMAVIEVIKGDIEKAKQKVEKKRLNMPKIVYPENLPVSQRKQAIFDAINQHQVVIIAGETGSGKTTQIPKICLELGRGVKGFIGHTQPRRLAARSVASRLAQELECELGTNVGYKVRFSDQVSDTTQVKLMTDGILLAELQNDKLLLQYDTIIIDEAHERSLNIDFILGYLRQLLPKRPDLKVIITSATIDPERFSRHFGHAPIVEVSGRTYPVEVRYRPIMGDDNDSERDQIDGIIDAVNELGRESAGDILIFMSGEREIRDTADALSKLQLRHTEVLPLFARLSNSEQNRIFHPHGGRRIILATNVAETSLTVPGIKYVIDTGYARISRYSYRTKVQRLPVEAISQASANQRKGRCGRVSDGICIRLYSEEDFLSRPEFTDPEILRTNLASVILQMTSIGLGDIAAFPFVEAPDKRNIQDGVKLLEELGGIQPHKDADKGYRLTDIGRQLAQLPVDPRLARMVIEARKYGAVRETMVIVSALSIQDPRERPLDKQQASDEKHRRFHDKQSDFLAFLNLWDYLKQQQEELSNAQFRKMCRQDFLNYLRIREWQDLYTQLRQVVKEQGFAINSAPADFRSIHVSLLAGLLSHIGQKDAEKHEFTGARNARFTIFPGSGLFKKPPKWTMVAELVETSKLWGRIAASIDPEWIEPLAEHLVKHHYSEPHWSKSEGAVTASEKVTLYGLPIIASRQVNYGSIDPLLCRELFIRHALVEGDWNTRHAFFRANLKLLSEVEDLEHKSRRRDILVDDETLFAFYDQRIPNDVISSRHFDKWWKAVSKQQPDLLSFEKNMLIKEDAGNVSALDYPNYWHQGDLKFRLSYQFEPGTDADGVTVHIPLAILNQVQNVGFDWQVPGLRHELIVALIKSLPKPIRRNFVPAPNYASAFLERVPTPEGSVLDKLERELRRMTGVTVEREAWQLDQLPVHLKMTYRVVNDKNKTVAEGQDLDVLKDSLKEKVQETLSEVVDDGIEQSGLHIWSFGELPQRYEQKRGGYSVKAYPALVDEKNSVGIRVFETEFEQQQAMWGGIRRLLLLNIPSPIKYLHEKLPNKSKLGLYFNPYGKVLELIDDCIACGIDQLIATYGGAVWTEEQFESLKEYARAELNDVVVNIAKQVEQILTAVFAINKRLKGRVDFSMALALSDLKAQMSGLVFKGFVTEQGWKRLPDILRYLNGIERRLEKLAIDPNRDRAQMSKVEHVQTMWQQWMSKLTPLQKQLPEVQEVRWMIEELRVSLFAQQLGTPYPISDKRIIQTMESLTQQL
- a CDS encoding fimbrial protein; the encoded protein is MSMIKKWRWLIGAGVLLTTQYALAFGYADVCYRKNVRPIDLNMTLGNVVVDPNLPVGGVIMRKQWPMRTNGYQSYLTCYGTNTLQAEVVMGGLRHLGDGVYQSSIPGIGMKFERGGNQVNILYPGTHTIYGGRNGVSVYLENSTFTLTLIKTARKTGSGTIANGQYTEYGYKHNTDPLIRTYLQGNAITIVSPSCLINGGREQNVTLAPIKRNQLTAYQAPVGEIDFDITMECNGGITSSGLTTFNIDFRGNASASDVNGVLRNEEAGTNGAKGVGIQVIERSSKAPLSFTRSYKVGTVVNNQDDLLIFPLTARYFPYERAISAGDVRSHLVFNVTYD
- a CDS encoding YnbE family lipoprotein, translating into MMMAMASLLTACLRVEVATPDKPININMNVKIEHEIQIKADRQVEELLKENSDLFGEVPAK
- a CDS encoding YdbH family protein, whose protein sequence is MKRAIKILFFLLGVSVVLLIILWSTLTRWAPIVASHFLPPPVTLSLSEPQLVNHQIRFPSVGLSANNCSLVTVTDARISFFPIRAKIDGLDVNAECLDSIKTSEESPSSPINITEILDALPQFSLVIDKITLHSWEQYQGSLWLRSTADSPLMLDYQGENVRVSSFVNSQNQLIVQQFSATLPQSTLALEELQTLDQRKPQEEPQHIELTAQLALPLTTAQLPETGDIEAQFKLIELNKRLNTKLHWQRDQGLLTVTDLEQQQELFHLPWQVSSSQVIVTDGQWRWDDAQVPLHGGIAFQIDNWNQALSEFVVSGRLNMLTDAKKGKANLVLTLEPSRINLLDANIDFRLNGQVKYDDMVLDINLPAKIAGQLVSPTVAFMPGSLMRAYGQVSPTILLREIRLPLAGTRLNADGISGRLQAILKVKEQYWGDFDIHLDGSANKFNIDKGKWFWNYWGNAQLPALAARWDVKGNGNWQDTRLTLNSLNTGFDQIKYGLLSMSAPRLKLTSPLVWQRDPAKADFYGALQLTSNRMLFGADSYLPKITANAELKGTSPASFQLKGDLSTRQVGPIVIFGRWDGERLRGEARWPEQSVKAFQTLIPKDLNIELREGKLFSQAAFSMTPENGFIAGGHWRVQNTSLWMKDGELNGLDFVLPWKLHNSTWTLGEKSPVKLRIKHVSNLFEFTDIKADLSGTYPPTETHPIQLSNVGFKMLGGEINLDLLRWPQNKPATISVHQVELSELFTKLKVSQFAVSGRVNGELPFYLNNPDWIIKGGWMENSGPLTLRLDTNFVESIAKDNISAGSAIGWLQYLEIQRSRTDVNVTNLGLLTMSTILEGYNTKEAKKREVHLNYHHEENIFQLWRSLRFGTGLEEWLEKNI
- a CDS encoding AAA family ATPase: MKICIIGISGAGKTTLAQKLSEEFNLPAYGYDDIYWNKTQMEYVKNTPETMNSLISEIKSKESWIMEGSYDKRLAPFFVDCSLIIRLNIPYRVCAFRIIKRFLISQLKGMRPKETLMNTLELLRFAKHFDQRLDEFFAANPIFAEKVKFAHDTPSCFREIANYTASHIH
- a CDS encoding 2-hydroxyacid dehydrogenase; translation: MKIVSYSTKQYDRKHMEQVNQQSEFNFNIEYFDFPLTVQTAKNAVGADAVCIFVNDEANRAVLEELAALDVHILALRCAGFNNVDLDAAHELGIQVVRVPAYSPEAVAEHAVGMMLCLNRRIHRAYQRTRDANFSLEGLTGFNMHNRTAGIIGTGKIGQATLRILKGFGMRLLAHDPYPSQAVLDLGAEYVDLDTLYRESDVISLHCPLTPENHHLLDENAFNRMKSGVMIINTSRGALVDSAAAINALKSQKIGALGMDVYENERDLFFEDKSNDVIQDDIFRRLSSCHNVLFTGHQAFLTEEALTSISLTTLSNIQQISRGENCPNVVKP
- the grxB gene encoding glutaredoxin 2; translated protein: MKLYIYDHCPFCVRARMIFGLKKVAVEEMILLDNDIETPTRMIGRKMVPILEKEDGSYLPESLDIVRYIDQLSEPRLAAGEISPEIDSWYKAVSSTVSKLVTPRFTESEFPEIATEAAKTAYIQRVSKFHGDDLSVLRKETHTLLIELEPHMDLLDVWLEKRNKALVDINDFIIFPVLRSLSIVKEIGFSTTIHDYMDRTSKATGINLLFSQAK
- a CDS encoding YdbL family protein produces the protein MMNWFKVVTLCSTLSIFSAFALTVEEGKTHGLVGETLSGYLAVIDQSSADAKQLVEHINTERKNRYTEIADKNGLKTNDVARMAGQKLVERAPAGEYVRGINGQWMLKK
- a CDS encoding META domain-containing protein; the protein is MKRLIPLTLFGLLLAACQTHQVKAGSSQQSLEQQLMHHNFVLTEVDGQRIAKKQTAPSISFGEKMFVSASMCNDFNGMGAINNATLKVKTLSKTELECVDEDLSRWDTLINRMLTNGATVTLTKDHLTLTQGHYKLVYILSDYMQ
- a CDS encoding FMN-dependent NADH-azoreductase, which translates into the protein MSKVLLLKSSILADYSHSNKMADYFVQQWQEKNPDDEFIVRDLVNQPIPAIDGEILAAFAPTDTKTEQQQAHLNLSNQLIDEIKQSDVLVITAPMYNFSVPSQLKHYFDFIARSGHTFKYTEQGAVGLLTNKRAYVLTSRGGIYKDTPTDIMVPYITLFLNFIGIKNIEFVFAEGTSLGAESAEKAQSHAKNHIDSLIA